The Phormidium yuhuli AB48 DNA window CTGATGAACAAGGAACACCCGCCAGCGCCCACACCGTGGCCCATAACAATCTCGGCTACGCCCTACAACAACAAGGAAACCTCCAAGAAGCCATCCGCCAATACCAAACCGCCATCCAACTTGACCCAGAATATGCCCCCGCCATAACCAACCTGCGGGAAGCACAACGTCTCCTGGCCCTACGAGATAACCCTCTCCCCGCCGACCCCCAAGAACGTTTCCCCAGCCTAGAAGAAAACCCATTCTTCCCCCTGCAACGGTCTATCGTCCTCATCCTCACCGAAACCTCCAGCGGTTCCCAACAGGGAACCGGCTGGGTCATCCAACGGGACGGAGACATCACCTTCATTGTCACCAATCGCCATGTCGTCTCCGATGAAAACACTCAACGCCCCAGTGACTCCATTGAAATCGAACTTTATAGTGAAAACGACCCCGAACATCGATTGCGCTTCCCCGCCCGTATCCGTCATATCACCGCCCCCGGTGAGTTAGACTTAGCCATCTTAGAAGTTCGCGACCTCCCCGACGACATCGAACCCCTAACCTTTAGCAATTCTCGCACTCCTCTTGATGCTGATATCCGTGTCATCGGTCATCCCCTCACCGGGACTCCCTGGACTTTGCAACGAGGTTATATTGCCAATGTTACCGCCGCCCCAGACCAACAAAACCTGCTCATTGGCGGCACGAATCTCGCCGTGGGCAACTCCGGCAGTCCGATTTTCCATGACAACCAGGTGATTGGCATGGTCACCACCATTAGCAATCGACAAACCGCCGCCGGTTCCGGAACTGAAGGGGATTTCATTGGCGGCTTTGGCTTTGCCTATCCCCTAGACATTCTCCAGAACCAATTACAAAATTGGGGGATTTCCTTTTAGAAGCTGTCACCTCCCACCCCGGGCCAACTCAGCCTCCAGTCCCCCCGGCCCGTTACAAAACTTCATCCCGATTCCCTGACATTTGCCCCACCCTAGCCAATGACCCCTAAGCAAATGGCAATTTAGCCCTCTTCCTTCTCCGGCGGCGCGTCCCCGAGCGAGGGCGACTCCCTCAGCCAGTCCCTCCCCGCCTCTCCCCCCAACTGGGGACTTCTGTAACTGTTGAAACCGTCATGAGACAAATTCGTGAACTCGGGATACACTCCTGGCAAAACCTCTCAGAAAACCCATCAAACAACCGTTTATTGTGAGCGGGAAACATCAGGAAGACTCGATGGACTCAAATAGCAAATCGGGAGTTAACCCCCACTGTCAGGGCGAACCGCTGTTCTCCCCACAATCTTGTCTCCTCATCAACTCCTTCCTCAACCGTCAATTGAACCGGAGCCAGACGGAGTAGTTTCTCATCACTCTATCGCCCCAAAAACCAGCAACTCTCAAA harbors:
- a CDS encoding tetratricopeptide repeat protein; the encoded protein is MVTRTVMAWMLGLSLLLIPQIGLAQSVDELFERGNAAQSEGRYEDAERTWRRVLEIDPNNVAAYYNLGNALSDQGKLDEAIAAYNRAIQLNPEYANAYNNLGLALYDQGKLDEAIAAYNRAIQLNPESAIAYNNLGNALSDQGNLDEAIAAYNRAIELNPEDADAHINLGVALRRQGNLDEAIAAYNRAIELNPEYAGAYYNLGNALRDQGNLEEAIAAYRTALRLPDEQGTPASAHTVAHNNLGYALQQQGNLQEAIRQYQTAIQLDPEYAPAITNLREAQRLLALRDNPLPADPQERFPSLEENPFFPLQRSIVLILTETSSGSQQGTGWVIQRDGDITFIVTNRHVVSDENTQRPSDSIEIELYSENDPEHRLRFPARIRHITAPGELDLAILEVRDLPDDIEPLTFSNSRTPLDADIRVIGHPLTGTPWTLQRGYIANVTAAPDQQNLLIGGTNLAVGNSGSPIFHDNQVIGMVTTISNRQTAAGSGTEGDFIGGFGFAYPLDILQNQLQNWGISF